One window of the Cryptomeria japonica chromosome 7, Sugi_1.0, whole genome shotgun sequence genome contains the following:
- the LOC131065610 gene encoding transcription factor MYB14 isoform X3: MGRTPSCGKVGLRRGPWTPEEDLLLTNYVQAYGEGRWRFLSKKAGLLRSGKSCRMRWLNYLQPDVKRGHILPDEEDLILRLHRLLGNRWSLIAGRLPGRTDNDIKNFWNSHLSKKLISQGIDPRTHRPLSESEDIWWVSQKTDMQKNLHQSSTTSESANPEIHDKDSNFIIAGDKEDQIYSSVAPTILSSTSEIVANGKLSNSNCCETPKQGTYSSWLSYSLAATPMATTYGNTSSYMHPSFLELFINEGFELPEPTVEFNSVSQQCSHRSELVSPSRDLWSALHSPRSVCVLYKNETHAFGK, from the exons ATGGGACGGACTCCTTCCTGTGGAAAAGTGGGACTTAGGAGAGGTCCATGGACACCAGAAGAAGATCTGCTTTTAACAAATTATGTCCAGGCTTATGGCGAAGGCCGCTGGAGATTTCTCTCGAAGAAAGCAG GTCTGCTTCGGTCTGGAAAGAGCTGTAGAATGAGATGGTTAAATTATCTTCAACCTGACGTCAAAAGAGGGCATATTCTACCTGATGAAGAAGATTTAATTCTCAGGCTCCATCGACTACTGGGAAACAG ATGGTCTTTGATCGCTGGACGTTTACCTGGAAGAACGGACAATGATATAAAAAATTTCTGGAATAGTCACCTAAGCAAAAAGCTTATCAGCCAGGGCATAGATCCTCGTACACACAGACCCCTTTCTGAATCTGAGGATATATGGTGGGTCTCTCAAAAAACTGATATGCAAAAAAATCTTCACCAATCCTCTACAACATCAGAAAGCGCCAATCCAGAAATACATGACAAAGATTCAAATTTCATAATAGCAGGTGATAAGGAGGACCAGATTTACTCTTCAGTGGCACCCACAATTTTGTCTTCCACcagtgagattgttgcaaatggTAAATTGAGTAATTCCAATTGTTGTGAGACTCCGAAACAGGGAACATACAGCAGCTGGCTTTCTTATTCCCTTGCTGCAACTCCAATGGCAACAACTTATGGAAATACCAGTTCATACATGCACCCTTCGTTTCTGGAGTTATTTATCAATGAAGGGTTTGAGCTGCCAGAGCCTACTGTTGAATTCAATTCTGTTTCACAGCAGTGCTCACATCGGTCTGAGCTTGTAAGTCCTAGCCGTGATTTGTGGTCTGCACTTCATTCTCCAA GGTCAGTTTGTGTGCTTTACAAAAATGAAACACATGCATTTGGAAAATAA